The DNA segment GGAAGTGCTGGTCGGCGACATCCAGGACGAACACCGCAAGGCCGAACGCGGGATCCTCGCGTATCAGCCGGGCAAGCTGCTGGTGCGTGGCGATACGCCGCTGTTCAAGGTTGAGCGTCTGCTCGGTATCGACCTGGATCACATCGAAGCCGAAACTCTTGCCGGCCTGGTCTACGAGACCTTGAAACGGGTACCGGAAGAGGAAGAAGTGCTGGAAGTCGAAGGCCTGCGGATCATCATCAAGAAGATGAAAGGGCCGAAGATTGTGCTGGCTAAGGTGTTGATGCTGGATTGATCGCGATTGCAGGACAGCTTTTGTGGCGAGGGAGCTTGCTCCCGCTCGGCTGCGCAGCAGTCGCAGAACTGTGTGCTAGGTGTATCTGATCGAACGCGGTTTCAGGGTTTGGGGCCGCTTCGCAGCCCAGCGGGAGCAAGCTCCCTCGCCACAGTTGAGCTCCACTGCCTTTACTGCTTGCCCAACGCAAAGTTGGGCAGCGCCCCCAGCGGCTGGTTGAACTGATACGGAATCGACACCAGCCCCTGCCCCGTATTGCGCTGCACCACAAAGTGCAGGTGCGGGCCGCTGCTGTTGCCGGTGTTGCCGGACAGCGCCAGCGGGCTGCCGACCGTCACTCGCTGCCCCTCACGTACGCTCACCGAACCTTGCTTGAGATGCAGGTACACGCCCATGGTGCCGTCGTCATGCAGCACCCGGACGAAATTGCCGGACGCATCATTGCCGCGCCCGCTCTGCGAGTTTTCGGTTTTCACCACCACCCCGGCCCGTGCGGCAATGATCGGCGTACCCACCGGCATGGCGATGTCCATCGCGTACTTGTTCTTCGGCCCGTAGTGGCTGTACTGGCCGTTGGCGCCCTGACTCAGACGGAACGGCCCGCCCCGCCACGGCAACGGATAGCGATAGCTCTGCGCGGCGCCAGCGGGGTCGCCCAGCGAGTACTGGAACTGCGGCGTATACACCAGCGGCTGGCTGCCGCTAATCGCCGTCAGCAGTGCCAACCGGGTATTGCTGCGCGCCGGCAGCACCCGGCGGATCGTTTGTGCCGGGGCACCACGCACATTGCTCATGCCGGTGAACGCCAGCGCCACCTCGACCGGCGCATACAGGTCGTTGCGCACGAACACCACGTCGGTACCCTTCTGCTTCTTGATATCGAGGTACACCTGCCGCTCGAGGTGCTCGACCATGCGGTCCTGAAACACGAACACCTGCGAGCCTTTGCTCGGCCGGTCGCTGTACGAGACCACGCCGTTGGCATCGGTGGATTTGTAGATGGTCATGGCCACAGTCGAGGTGGAGGCCAGGAAAAGACCACAGAAAAACAGCAGGCGCGCGAGCATGGGCAAAGGTTCTGTCGAGTAAGGCCTGGAAAAGAGCCTAGCAGCTGAGACAGACCAGGCTAGTCGACAGATGTTTCAAATTGGGCAGTCTGGAAAATGGACGTCGTCAGTGATGACCCTTTCGCGAGCAAGCCCGCTCCCACCTTGGAATGCATTTCAAGGTGGGAGCGGGCTTGCTCGCGAAGGCGGTGTGTCAGGCGACGAGGATCAAGCGCCCGGAACGAAGTGCTTCTGCGCCGTGCCGCGGGCGATCAGGCGGGAGATGTAATCGAGCTTCTGCGCGTCCTGATCGACGAAGCGGAAGGTCAGTTGCAGCCATTCGCTGTCCGGCTTCGGCTCGTGTGCGACCACAGCGTGCAGATAACCATTGAGACGGGCGATTTCGGCGTTGTCGCCCTGCTCCAGGTCGAGCACGGCGCTGTCGAGGATCTGCGGCAGGGTGTCGGTGCGTTTCACCACCAACAGCGCTTCCTTGATGCTCAGGGCCTTGATCACGCATTGCTGGGTGCCGCTCGGCAAGCGCAACTGGCCCTGGCCACGACCACCGGCCGGCGCTTTCGAGGCAGCCGGTGCCTGCACCGGCGGGCTGTTGAGCAAGCCACGCGACGGCGCAGCAGCAGGCGCCGGAGCAGCTGCAGCAGGCTTGGCGAACGGATTCACCGCAGCAGCGGCCGCCGGCGCAGTACCGACCACGGCAGGCTTGCCGCCGGTCAACGCGCTCAGGGAGTCGTTACCGAATGCCGAGTTCATCTTGGTCGGCGCGCTGTTCATCAGGGTATCGAGCTTGCCAACCTTGTTCAGCGCCTGCTTGACCTTGGTCAGCAGCTGTTCGTTGGTGAATGGCTTGCTGACGTAGCCGGTAACGCCAGCCTGAATCGCCTGCACCACGTTTTCCTTGTCGCCACGGCTGGTGACCATGATGAACGGCATGGTCTTGAGGTTGTCCTGCTCGCGGCACCAGGTCAGCAGTTCCAGGCCGGACATTTCCGGCATTTCCCAGTCGCACAGCACCAGGTCGAACGCTTCCCTGGCCAGCATCGCCTGGGCCTTTTTGCCGTTGATGGCGTCCTCGGTACGAATCCCCGGGAAGTAGTTACGCAGGCACTTTTTCACCAGGTCGCGAATGAACGAAGCGTCGTCCACGACCAACACACTGATCTTGCTCATCCAACACCCCTATAAAAATCCCGGCAAGCATACCGCTTTGCTGATGGCACATCGCCAACAATCTTCAGTCACGCCGGGACTTTTCGTTCGCGGGTGCTGCTTTTTAATTCGGTTTCCTGATTCAAGCGCCCAAACAAAAACGCCCGGCCAAAGGGCCGGGCGCTTTTCTCAGGCAATCTTACTTATCGTCAGCATTGCCCGGAACATTAGCGGTTTCGCCGCTTGTGCCCTCAACTTCTTCCTTCATGCGCTTGAGGCCCAGATGACGCACGTCGGTGCCGCGCACCAGGTAGATCACCAGTTCCGAGATGTTGCGCGCGTGGTCGCCGATCCGCTCCAGCGAACGCAGCACCCAGATGATGCTCAGAACCCGCGAGATAGAGCGCGGGTCTTCCATCATGTAGGTGGCCAGTTCACGCAGCGCGGTCTTGTATTCGCGGTCGATGACTTTGTCGTACTGCGCCACCGACAGCGCCAGATCGGCGTCGAAACGGGCAAACGCGTCCAGCGCATCACGGACCATGTTGCGCACCTGGTCGCCGATGTGACGCACTTCGACGTAACCACGCGGCGCTTCGCCTTCTTCGCACAGCTGAATGGCGCGACGGGCGATCTTGGTCGCTTCGTCGCCGATGCGCTCCAGGTCGATCACCGACTTGGAGATGCTGATGATCAGACGCAGGTCGGACGCCGCCGGCTGACGACGGGCGAGAATGCGCAGGCATTCTTCGTCGATGTTGCGTTCCATCTGATTGATCTGGTCGTCGATCTCGCGCACCTGCTGGGCCAGGCCGGAGTCGGCCTCGATCAGCGCGGTGACCGCGTCGTTGACCTGCTTCTCGACCAGCCCGCCCATGGCCAGCAGGTGGCTGCGCACTTCTTCCAGTTCAGCGTTGAACTGCGCGGAAATGTGGTGGGTAAGGCCTTCTTTACTAATCATGTTGGCGTCCTTGGAGCGTCCGGTAAGGTGCGGCGGGCCGCAGTCAATTCAGTGAGCGACAACCAGCGTCTGCTAGCCGTAACGACCGGTGATGTAGTCTTCGGTCTGCTTCTTCGCCGGATTGGTAAACAGGGTGTCGGTGTCGCCGAATTCCACCAGTTTGCCCATGTACATGAACGCCGTGTAGTCGGACACCCGCGCAGCTTGTTGCATGTTGTGGGTGACGATGACGATGGTGAACTTGGACTTCAGCTCGTAGATCAGCTCTTCGACTTTCAGGGTCGAGATCGGGTCGAGGGCCGAGCACGGTTCGTCGAGCAGCAACACTTCCGGCTCAACGGCGATGGTGCGGGCAATCACCAGACGCTGCTGCTGACCGCCGGACAGGCCAAGTGCCGAGTCGTGCAGACGGTCTTTGACTTCGTCCCACAGCGCCGCGCCTTTCAACGCCCACTCGACCGCTTCGTCGAGGATGCGCTTCTTGTTGATGCCCTGGATGCGCAGGCCGTAGACCACGTTTTCGTAGATGGTCTTGGGGAACGGGTTGGGCTTCTGGAACACCATGCCGACGCGACGACGCAGTTCGGCGACGTCTTCGCCCTTGCGGTAGATGTTGTTGCCGTACAGGTTGATTGCGCCTTCGACACGGCAGCCGTCAACCAGATCGTTCATGCGGTTGAAGGTACGCAGCAGCGTGGACTTGCCGCAGCCGGACGGGCCGATGAACGCGGTCACGCGCTGTTTCGGGATGTTCATGCTGACGTCGAACAGGGCTTGCTTGTCGCCGTAGTACAGGCTCAGGCCCGGTACTTCGATAGCCACGGTTTCCTGCTCGAGATTCAGGCTCTGCTTGTCGCGCCCCAGGGCCGACATGTTGATGCCGTGGGTAGGTGTTTCGTGCTGCATGGGAGGCTCCCTGTGCTAACAAATTCGGTTCGGTTAGCCGCTTGGTGCGGCTGTACTCAATCTAGGGTGGGAGCGGGCTTGCTCGCGAAGAGGCCGGCACACTCAACATCAATGTCGCCTGACCCACCGCTTTCGCGAGCAAGCCCGCTTCCACAGGGATATCAACTGTCCAAAGCTTTGTATTTTTCGCGCAGGTGGTTACGAATCCACACCGCCGACAGGTTGAGGATCGCGATCACCAGCACCAGCAGCAGCGCCGTGGCGTACACCAGTGGCCGTGCCGCTTCGACGTTCGGGCTCTGGAAGCCGACGTCATAGATGTGGAAGCCCAGGTGCATGATCTTCTGGTCCAGGTGCAGGTACGGGTAGTTGCCGTCCACTGGCAGCGACGGCGCCAGTTTCACCACACCCACCAGCATCAGCGGCGCCACTTCACCGGCGGCGCGGGCCACGGCGAGGATCATGCCGGTCATCATCGCCGGGCTGGCCATCGGAATAACGATCTTCCACAGGGTTTCCGCCTTGGTCGCACCAAGGGCCAGCGAGCCCTCACGGACGGTACGCGGAATACGCGCCAGACCTTCCTCGGTCGCCACGATCACCACCGGCACCGCCAGCAGCGCCAAAGTCAGCGACGCCCAGAGCAGGCCCGGCGTACCGAAGGTCGGTGCCGGCAGTGCTTCCGGGAAGAACAGACGGTCGACCGAACCACCCAACACATAAACAAAGAAGCCCAGACCGAACACGCCGTAGACAATCGCCGGAACACCGGCGAGGTTGTTCACCGCGATCCGGATGATCCGCGTCAGGGTGTTCTGCTTGGCGTATTCGCGCAGGTACACCGCCGCCAGTACGCCGAACGGAGTCACGATCATCGCCATGATCAGGGTCATCATCACGGTGCCGAAAATCGCCGGGAAGATGCCGCCTTCGGTGTTCGCTTCACGCGGGTCATCCGAGAGGAATTCCCAGATCTTGCTGAAGTAGAAACCGACCTTGGTGAAGGTGCTCATCGCGTTCGGCTGATAGGCGTGAACGACTTTGCCCAGGCCGATTTCGATCTCTTTGCCGTTGGCATCGCGAGCGGTCAAAGCGTCGCGGTTGAACTGCGCATGCAGATCGGCCAGACGCGCTTCGATGTCCTGATAACGCGCGTTCAGCTCGGCACGTTCGGCGTCCATGTCCGCTTGCGCAGTGGCATCAAGCTTGCCGTCCAGCTCCAGTTTGCGACCGTGCAGACGGATGCGTTCCAGGCCTGCGTTGATCGCCCCGATATCAGTCTTTTCCAGCGACTTGAGCTGCGCGGCGAGCTTGTTCACGCGGTCGATCCGCGCTTGCAGCTCAGGCCAGGCCGCTTCGCCTTCGGCGATCACCTTGCCGTCCTGTTTGACGTTGACCAGGTAGCCGTAGAAGTTGCCCCACTCGCGACGCTCGATCGCCATCAGTTCCGGCGGCGTGGTCTGGTTGGTCAGCCACTCGCCGACCACCCAGGTGAAGTCGTTGCCGTTCAGGTCACGGTTGCCGACCTTGATCAGCTCGCGGGTCATGAATTCCGGGCCCTGATCAGGCACCGGCAGGCCGGCGCTTTTCAGGCGTGCACGCGGCACTTCTTCTTTCTGTACCACTTCGCCGATGACCAGGTGATTGGCCTGGCCCGGTACGTCGTAGCTGGCATGGATCAGGTCCGCCGGCCAGAAGTGACCCAGACCGCGCACGGCAATCACCGCCAGCAGGCCAATGGTCATGATGACCGCGATGGACACCGCGCCACCGCTGATCCAGACGCCCGGGGCGCCGCTCTTGAACCATCCATTCAGGGAGTTCTGTTTCACAGACTTCTACCTTTCTTAAAGCGACGAGTATTTCTTGCGCAGACGCTGACGAATCAGTTCTGCCAGGGTGTTCATGACGAAGGTGAACAACAGCAGCACCAGCGCCGAGAGGAACAGCACGCGGTAGTGGCTGCCGCCGACTTCCGACTCGGGCATTTCCACCGCGACGTTGGCGGCCAGGGTGCGCAGGCCTTCGAACAGGTTCATTTCCATGACCGGGGTGTTACCCGTAGCCATCAGCACGATCATGGTTTCGCCGACCGCACGGCCCATGCCGATCATCAGTGCCGAGAAAATGCCCGGGCTGGCGGTGAGGATCACCACGCGGGTCATGGTCTGCCACGGCGTGGCACCAAGTGCCAGGGAGCCGAGGGTCAAGCCACGCGGCACGCTGAACACGGCGTCTTCGGCGATCGAGTAGATGTTCGGGATCACCGCAAAACCCATCGCCAGACCAACCACCAGAGCGTTGCGCTGGTCGTAGGTGATGCCCAGGTCGTGGGAGATCCACATGCGCATGTCGCCGCCAAAGAACCAGTTCTCCATGTACGGGCTCATGTACAGCGACAACCAACCGACAAACAGGATCACCGGAATCAGCAGCGCACTTTCCCAGCCATCCGGGACTTTCAGGCGGATCGACTCAGGCAGGCGACTGAAGGTAAAACCGGCGACCAGAATGCCGATCGGCAGCAGCATCAGCAGGCTGAAGATGCCCGGCAGATGCCCTTCCACATACGGCGCGAGGAACAGACCGGCGAAGAAACCGAGAATCACCGTCGGCATCGCTTCCATCAGCTCGATCACCGGTTTGACCTTGCGGCGCATGCCCGGGGCCATGAAGTACGCGGTGTAGATCGCTGCGGCAACCGCCAGCGGCGCGGCCAGCAACATCGCGTAGAACGCGGCTTTCAGGGTGCCGAAGGTCAGTGGCGAGAGGCTCAGTTTCGGTTCGAAATCGGTATTGGCGGCGGTCGATTGCCAGACGTATTTAGGCTCATCGTAGTTTTCGTACCAGACCTTGCTCCACAACGCGCTCCACGATACTTCCGGGTGCGGGTTGTCGAGCAGCAGCGGTTGCAGCTTGCCGCCGGCCTCGACGATCACCCGGTTAGCACGCGGCGACAGACCGAACAGGCCCTGACCCTCGACCACCGGATCGACCAGCAGGGTGCGGTGCGCGGTGCTGTGGAACACGCCGAGCTTGCCGCTGGCATCGAGGGCAACGAAACCCTTGCGACGCTCTTCGGCAGTGATTTCAACGATCGGCGCAGTGCCCATCTGGAAGGTGCGGATCTGCTTCAGACGCAACTCGCCATCGGTATCGCGAGCCATGAACCATTGGGCCAGACCACCCGTGGAATCACCGATGATCAGCGAGATACCGCCCACCAGCTGGGTCGAGGCCGTGACTTGGGCGTCGGCGTTTTCCAGCAGTTTGTAGCGACCGTTGAGGCTCTTGTCGCGCAGGCTGAACACGTCGGCCTGGGCGCGTCCGTTGACCACGTACAGCCATTGCTGGCGCGGGTCGACGAAGATGTTCTTCACCGGCTCGGTCATCTGCGGCAGCTCGATACGCTTCTGCTCGTTGGTGACTTCGCCGGTCATCATGTTTTCTTCGCTGGTCAGCGCCAGCACATTGAGCTGCGAACCGGTCGAACCCACCAGCATCAGGGTCGAATCGGTCGCGTTGAGGCTGACGTGCTCCAGCGCCCCACCGCCCTCGTTCACCGCGATCGGCGCTTCGCCATACGGGTATTCGATGGCCGGAGTGATGGTTTTCTTGCCATCGGGGTAGCTGACTTTATAGGTGTGACGGAACACCAGCGCCTGTCCGTTGGACAGGCCCACGGCTACCAGCGGATGACCTGGCTGGTCTTCGCCAATGGAGGTCACGGTGGTGCCGGCTGGCACAGGCAGATCGACGCGCTTCAATTCAGCGCCACTGTCGATATCGAAGAACAGCGCCTGGCCCTTGTCGGAAACGCGCATCGCCACCTGATTCTGCTCTTCGAGCGAAATCATCAGCGGCTTGCCGGCGTCCTGCATCCAGGCCGGGGTAATGGCATCCTTCGCGGTCAGGCTGGCGCCGTGGAACAACGGTGCAACGACGTAGGCGAGGAAGAAGAAGATCAGGGTGATGGCTGCCAGCACGGCGAGGCCGCCGACGAGGACGTACCAGCGGGTGAAGCGATCCTTGAGCGCGCGAATGCGGCGCTTGCGTTGCAGCTCAGGCGTATTGAAATCAATGCGCTTGGGAGGGGAAGTCGTAGTCATTGGGGAATTGGCCAGATCATTCATGCGCACACCCTAGCGATCCTGTATGACAGAAAGATGACAATGCAGTGACGCACCAAATCCGCCGCCAGCGGGGTACTGGCAGTGGATAGAAAAATTCGGAGGGTGTGGGAGCCGGCCGCTTGCGGGCCGGGCCCCACACTTGAGTCAGGCGGGGTTCACCCCTGACTCAATTTGTTACTTCTTTGCGACTTCAGCGCCGCCTTCCTGCAGACCAAGGTCAGCCAGTGCTTTTGCAGCAACTTTGGCTGGCAACGGGATGTAGCCGTCTTTCACTACGACTTCCTGACCCTGTTTCGACAGAACCAGTTTCACGAACTCGGCTTCCAGCGGGGCCAGAGGCTTGTTCGGGGCCTTGTTCACGTAAACGTAGAGGAAGCGCGACAGCGGGTACTTGCCGTTCAGGGCGTTTTCTTCGGTGTCTTCGATGAAGTCAGTGCTGCCTTTCTTCGACAGAGCAACGGTTTTCACGCTGGCGGTCTTGTAGCCGATGCCCGAGTAACCGATGCCGTTCAGCGAGGAGCTGATCGACTGCACGACCGACGCCGAACCTGGCTGTTCGTTGACGTTAGGCTTGTAGTCGCCTTTGCACAGGGCTTCTTCCTTGAAGTAGCCGTAGGTACCGGATACCGAGTTACGGCCGAACAGTTGCACTGGCTTGTTGGCCAGGTCGCCGGTCACGCCCAGGTCGCCCCAGGTTTTCACGTCGGCTTTGGCGCCGCACAGACGGGTGGACGAGAAGATCGCGTCAACCTGTTCCATGGTCAGGTGCTGGATCGGGTTGTCCTTGTGCACGAACACCGCCAGGGCGTCCACGGCAACCGGGATTGCGGTTGGCTTGTAGCCGTATTTCTGCTCGAAGGCCGCCAGTTCGGTGTCCTTCATCTTGCGGCTCATCGGGCCCAGGTTGGAGGTGCCTTCAGTCAGCGCAGGTGGCGCGGTGGCGGAGCCAGCGGCCTGAATCTGGATGTTTACGTTCGGGTATTCTTTCTTGTAGTTCTCAGCCCACAGGGTCATGAGGTTGGCCAGAGTGTCGGAACCAACGCTGGACAAGTTGCCCGATACACCGGTGACCTTGGTGTAAGCCGGAATTGCCGGGTCAACGCCAGCGGCTACCGCGTGGGCAGTCGCAACGCCAGCAGCGACAAAAGTCATTGCCGCCATCAAACGCTTCAGTTTCATGCCTTACTCCTAGCAGATAGGGTGTGTTAAGTCGGGGCCAAGTATCAGCAGGCCGTGTGAACACTCTATGGCTGAAATATGACAATTGGATGAAAGGCCAGTATCAGGGTTTTGCAAGATGATTCGAAGATCTCAGAGAACAACACAGAACTAATGTGGGAGCGGGCTTGCTCGCGAAGAGGCCGTGTCAGTCTATTCATATGCAGACTGACAAAACGCATTCGCGAGCAAGCCCGCTCCCACAGGTGAAGATTTTCAGCGCCCCCTCTTCCAGAGCCACGCCCCCACCAGAATCCCCATCGTGCAAAGGACGGCCACATAGTAAGCCGGGCCCATCGCACTTTCTTTAAGCAACAGGCTGACCACCATTGGCGTCAGGCCACCGAAGATCGCGTACGCCACGTTGTACGAGAACGACAGCCCGCTGAAGCGCACCACCGGCGGGAACGCCTTGACCATTACGTA comes from the Pseudomonas sp. RSB 5.4 genome and includes:
- a CDS encoding ABC transporter permease subunit, producing MQDAGKPLMISLEEQNQVAMRVSDKGQALFFDIDSGAELKRVDLPVPAGTTVTSIGEDQPGHPLVAVGLSNGQALVFRHTYKVSYPDGKKTITPAIEYPYGEAPIAVNEGGGALEHVSLNATDSTLMLVGSTGSQLNVLALTSEENMMTGEVTNEQKRIELPQMTEPVKNIFVDPRQQWLYVVNGRAQADVFSLRDKSLNGRYKLLENADAQVTASTQLVGGISLIIGDSTGGLAQWFMARDTDGELRLKQIRTFQMGTAPIVEITAEERRKGFVALDASGKLGVFHSTAHRTLLVDPVVEGQGLFGLSPRANRVIVEAGGKLQPLLLDNPHPEVSWSALWSKVWYENYDEPKYVWQSTAANTDFEPKLSLSPLTFGTLKAAFYAMLLAAPLAVAAAIYTAYFMAPGMRRKVKPVIELMEAMPTVILGFFAGLFLAPYVEGHLPGIFSLLMLLPIGILVAGFTFSRLPESIRLKVPDGWESALLIPVILFVGWLSLYMSPYMENWFFGGDMRMWISHDLGITYDQRNALVVGLAMGFAVIPNIYSIAEDAVFSVPRGLTLGSLALGATPWQTMTRVVILTASPGIFSALMIGMGRAVGETMIVLMATGNTPVMEMNLFEGLRTLAANVAVEMPESEVGGSHYRVLFLSALVLLLFTFVMNTLAELIRQRLRKKYSSL
- the pstB gene encoding phosphate ABC transporter ATP-binding protein PstB, yielding MQHETPTHGINMSALGRDKQSLNLEQETVAIEVPGLSLYYGDKQALFDVSMNIPKQRVTAFIGPSGCGKSTLLRTFNRMNDLVDGCRVEGAINLYGNNIYRKGEDVAELRRRVGMVFQKPNPFPKTIYENVVYGLRIQGINKKRILDEAVEWALKGAALWDEVKDRLHDSALGLSGGQQQRLVIARTIAVEPEVLLLDEPCSALDPISTLKVEELIYELKSKFTIVIVTHNMQQAARVSDYTAFMYMGKLVEFGDTDTLFTNPAKKQTEDYITGRYG
- the pstA gene encoding phosphate ABC transporter permease PstA; this encodes MKQNSLNGWFKSGAPGVWISGGAVSIAVIMTIGLLAVIAVRGLGHFWPADLIHASYDVPGQANHLVIGEVVQKEEVPRARLKSAGLPVPDQGPEFMTRELIKVGNRDLNGNDFTWVVGEWLTNQTTPPELMAIERREWGNFYGYLVNVKQDGKVIAEGEAAWPELQARIDRVNKLAAQLKSLEKTDIGAINAGLERIRLHGRKLELDGKLDATAQADMDAERAELNARYQDIEARLADLHAQFNRDALTARDANGKEIEIGLGKVVHAYQPNAMSTFTKVGFYFSKIWEFLSDDPREANTEGGIFPAIFGTVMMTLIMAMIVTPFGVLAAVYLREYAKQNTLTRIIRIAVNNLAGVPAIVYGVFGLGFFVYVLGGSVDRLFFPEALPAPTFGTPGLLWASLTLALLAVPVVIVATEEGLARIPRTVREGSLALGATKAETLWKIVIPMASPAMMTGMILAVARAAGEVAPLMLVGVVKLAPSLPVDGNYPYLHLDQKIMHLGFHIYDVGFQSPNVEAARPLVYATALLLVLVIAILNLSAVWIRNHLREKYKALDS
- a CDS encoding response regulator, with the translated sequence MSKISVLVVDDASFIRDLVKKCLRNYFPGIRTEDAINGKKAQAMLAREAFDLVLCDWEMPEMSGLELLTWCREQDNLKTMPFIMVTSRGDKENVVQAIQAGVTGYVSKPFTNEQLLTKVKQALNKVGKLDTLMNSAPTKMNSAFGNDSLSALTGGKPAVVGTAPAAAAAVNPFAKPAAAAPAPAAAPSRGLLNSPPVQAPAASKAPAGGRGQGQLRLPSGTQQCVIKALSIKEALLVVKRTDTLPQILDSAVLDLEQGDNAEIARLNGYLHAVVAHEPKPDSEWLQLTFRFVDQDAQKLDYISRLIARGTAQKHFVPGA
- the phoU gene encoding phosphate signaling complex protein PhoU, coding for MISKEGLTHHISAQFNAELEEVRSHLLAMGGLVEKQVNDAVTALIEADSGLAQQVREIDDQINQMERNIDEECLRILARRQPAASDLRLIISISKSVIDLERIGDEATKIARRAIQLCEEGEAPRGYVEVRHIGDQVRNMVRDALDAFARFDADLALSVAQYDKVIDREYKTALRELATYMMEDPRSISRVLSIIWVLRSLERIGDHARNISELVIYLVRGTDVRHLGLKRMKEEVEGTSGETANVPGNADDK
- a CDS encoding phosphate ABC transporter substrate-binding protein PstS is translated as MKLKRLMAAMTFVAAGVATAHAVAAGVDPAIPAYTKVTGVSGNLSSVGSDTLANLMTLWAENYKKEYPNVNIQIQAAGSATAPPALTEGTSNLGPMSRKMKDTELAAFEQKYGYKPTAIPVAVDALAVFVHKDNPIQHLTMEQVDAIFSSTRLCGAKADVKTWGDLGVTGDLANKPVQLFGRNSVSGTYGYFKEEALCKGDYKPNVNEQPGSASVVQSISSSLNGIGYSGIGYKTASVKTVALSKKGSTDFIEDTEENALNGKYPLSRFLYVYVNKAPNKPLAPLEAEFVKLVLSKQGQEVVVKDGYIPLPAKVAAKALADLGLQEGGAEVAKK
- a CDS encoding M23 family metallopeptidase — translated: MLARLLFFCGLFLASTSTVAMTIYKSTDANGVVSYSDRPSKGSQVFVFQDRMVEHLERQVYLDIKKQKGTDVVFVRNDLYAPVEVALAFTGMSNVRGAPAQTIRRVLPARSNTRLALLTAISGSQPLVYTPQFQYSLGDPAGAAQSYRYPLPWRGGPFRLSQGANGQYSHYGPKNKYAMDIAMPVGTPIIAARAGVVVKTENSQSGRGNDASGNFVRVLHDDGTMGVYLHLKQGSVSVREGQRVTVGSPLALSGNTGNSSGPHLHFVVQRNTGQGLVSIPYQFNQPLGALPNFALGKQ